CAAATAATACAATTCTGGAATATTGTGAGCATCTGAGGAATACATCAGTTTACTGGTTGGCGTCAGTTCTAACAGTTGCTGAACCGTTCGACGCATTCCAGCATGACTCAAAAACGGAACGGCTAATCCAAAATCTAGATAGACTTGCGGATAAACGGATGCTAAATATCCAGCTTCCTGACTATAGGGATAAGCCGCGTGTAGTAGGACAATGGGGACGTTTTCAAAACGTTTATCTTCAAGGAGCGATCGCAGATACAAGGGATTGCTCAAGCGCAGATCCAAATCCGGGTCACCAAACCCTGTATGAAATTGTATCGGTAACTGGTATTTGCTAGCAATTTCTAGAGCTTGGGTGATTACAAAATCAATAAATGGCTTATCTGATAGGCGTAAGGATTGACTTGACGTTGGCTTGATTTCATAAAATCGTTGTTTAGCAAACTCCTTGGGTGTCCATTGAATATCTAAACCTGTTCGGTAAGCCGCAACACTTTTAAATCCCACAATTCCAGCCGATGGTGGATCAATCTGACTCCGGAATTGTTCCCAAAATGTCTTGAAGTCATCAGTCTCTATAATCAGCTTTTCTGCTAGATATTCCAATCGCAGAATCCGCTGCACAGGAACAAATTGCTGATGCCATTCGAGGGGCATAATATCACCGGGCAAAAAGCCATCATCGAGAAATATTGCCTCAAGGTTAGAGGCATGAAAACATTTCTGTGTGAGTTTTTCTAACCCTAGTTGCCTGCGATGTTCAAGAATTACAGCTTCTGTTGGCTCACAATCCAAAAGTTGAGCAATATCCCGTAAACTGCGACGGTAGAACAGGCTATAACGGGCATGATGATTAATAATATCAGGATGATACCCTTCCGTAAAAGCCGCTGTATAAGGATAACGCTTTGTGGCGGAGGGGTTCAGTAGGTTGTGAGCATGTTGATCGATCGCGGCAATATCCCAGAGGTTGAGCATTATTTGGGGTTAATGTTTAATTTTTCGTGGTCTATTGTGAATTAATTTAGTGTAGTGTCTGATAATTTTACCAGCATTTA
The nucleotide sequence above comes from Coleofasciculus chthonoplastes PCC 7420. Encoded proteins:
- a CDS encoding amidohydrolase family protein; translation: MLNLWDIAAIDQHAHNLLNPSATKRYPYTAAFTEGYHPDIINHHARYSLFYRRSLRDIAQLLDCEPTEAVILEHRRQLGLEKLTQKCFHASNLEAIFLDDGFLPGDIMPLEWHQQFVPVQRILRLEYLAEKLIIETDDFKTFWEQFRSQIDPPSAGIVGFKSVAAYRTGLDIQWTPKEFAKQRFYEIKPTSSQSLRLSDKPFIDFVITQALEIASKYQLPIQFHTGFGDPDLDLRLSNPLYLRSLLEDKRFENVPIVLLHAAYPYSQEAGYLASVYPQVYLDFGLAVPFLSHAGMRRTVQQLLELTPTSKLMYSSDAHNIPELYYLGAKWGREVLSQVLDGAIHDGDLTAKEAESVAYAILCDNARKLYLEKS